The Nerophis lumbriciformis linkage group LG07, RoL_Nlum_v2.1, whole genome shotgun sequence genome window below encodes:
- the LOC133622754 gene encoding uncharacterized protein, with protein sequence LFSIFTSIHTFSPSLIPSTHSLHLYLHPHLLSIFTSINTFSPFLPPSTSSLHLYLCPHLFSIFTSIHPSSPSLPPSTPSLYLYLHPLLSIFTSIHNFSPSLPPSTPSLHLYLDPHLLSIFTSIDTFSPSLPPSTPSLHFYLHPHLLSILTSIHTFSPSLPPPTPSLHLYLHPHLLPIFTSIHTFSLSLLPSTPSLHLYLHPHLLSIITSIHTFSPFPPSTPSLHLYLHPHLLSIFTSIHTFSPRCLLFTRDITSCAELPEVFLLQKTPSSPVTCMATGFYPDLADLFWRKDGEQIFEDVEHGELLPNHDGTFQMSVELKVEVTAEVEGKYECVFQLSGVKEDLVTKLERRSILSNASHEDNWSVALAATAAVVAVAAVLAAIIIVMLPSSQTLKDPQRQSAHSHIETPQYDPAPRHGGVELSEKVAAEG encoded by the exons cttttctccatctttacctccatccacaccttctctccatctttaattCCATCCAcacattctctccatctttatctccatccacatcttctctccatctttacttccatcaacACCTTCTCTCCctttttacctccatccacatcgtctctccatctttacctctgtCCACACcttttctccatctttacttccatccacccctcttctccatctttacctccatccacaccttctctctatctttacctccatccactcctctccatctttacctccatccacaacttctctccatctttacctccatccacaccttctctccatctttaccttgatccacaccttctctccatctttacctccatcgacaccttctctccatctttacctccatccacaccttctctccatttttacctccatccacaccttctctccatcttaacctccatccacaccttctctccatctttacctccacccacaccttctctccatctttacctccatccacaccttctccccatctttacctccattcacaccttctctctatctttacttccatccacaccttctctccatctttacctccatccacaccttctttcCATCATTACCtcaatccacaccttctctccatttcctccatccacaccttctctccatctttacctccatccacaccttctctccatctttacctccatccacaccttctccccacgttgtcttctgttcacacgtgacatcacttcctgtgcagagcttccagaggtgttcctcctccagaagacgccatcctctccagtcacctgcatggcgacaggtttctaccccgacttagccgacctgttttggaggaaagacggcgagcagatcttcgaggacgtggagcacggagagctgctccccaaccacgatggaaccttccagatgtcggtggagctgaaagtggaggtgacggccgaggtggagggcaagtacgaatgtgtgttccagctgtctggcgtcaaggaggacctggtcaccaagctggagagaagaagcatcctgagcaacgcaagccatgaag ACAACTGGAGCGTCGCCCTCGCTGCCACAGCGGCGGTCGTCGCTGTGGCGGCCGTCCTGGcggccatcatcatcgtcatg TTGCCTTCCAGCCAAACACTCAAAGATCCACAGAGACAGAGCGCACACTCTCACATAGAAACAC cCCAGTACGATCCAGCTC CTCGCCACGGCGGCGTGGAGCTCTCCGAGAAGGTGGCGGCTGAAGGCTGA